The Sphingopyxis fribergensis genome contains a region encoding:
- a CDS encoding zinc-binding dehydrogenase, with amino-acid sequence MTDLPETNLTMLTLVKPEGQLEVSLERRPMPTPKPHEVLVKVLAAPINPSDLGLLFGGADMSTARASTKDGQPSITADVPPAGMRAMGGRIGDALAIGNEGCGTVVAAGDTPEAQALIGKTVALLGGEMYAEYRCLPVQMVMPLPDGTDPADGASCFVNPLTSLAFTETMRMENHSAIVHTAAASNLGQMLVKICAKDGIPLVNIVRSDAQVEILKGIGAKYIVNSSADDFMERLVEAIVETGATLGFDATGGGKLAGQVLTAMEAAAVKRMTTYSRYGSDTFKQVYIYGALDLSPTTFSARSFGLTWSLSGFLLTPFMAKAGMETVGRMRKRVVDELTTTFKSHYSHEVSLTEAMNVDTAQAYNAKRTGEKYLIKPHG; translated from the coding sequence ATGACCGACCTGCCTGAAACCAACCTCACCATGCTGACGCTTGTGAAGCCCGAAGGGCAGCTCGAAGTGTCGCTGGAGCGCCGTCCGATGCCAACGCCGAAGCCGCATGAGGTGCTCGTGAAGGTGCTCGCGGCGCCGATCAACCCATCAGACCTCGGCCTTTTGTTCGGCGGCGCGGACATGTCGACCGCGCGCGCATCGACCAAGGACGGCCAGCCGTCGATCACTGCCGACGTCCCGCCCGCAGGCATGCGCGCGATGGGCGGCCGCATTGGCGACGCGCTCGCGATCGGCAACGAAGGCTGCGGCACCGTCGTCGCGGCGGGGGACACGCCCGAGGCACAGGCGCTGATCGGCAAGACCGTCGCGCTGCTCGGCGGCGAAATGTACGCCGAATATCGCTGCCTGCCGGTGCAGATGGTGATGCCGCTGCCCGACGGAACCGATCCCGCCGATGGTGCCTCCTGCTTCGTCAACCCGCTGACGTCGCTGGCATTCACCGAGACGATGCGGATGGAGAATCACAGCGCGATCGTCCACACTGCGGCGGCGTCGAACCTAGGCCAGATGCTCGTCAAGATCTGCGCCAAGGACGGTATCCCGCTCGTCAACATCGTACGCAGTGACGCGCAGGTCGAAATCCTGAAGGGGATCGGCGCGAAATATATCGTCAACAGCAGCGCCGACGATTTCATGGAGCGGCTGGTCGAAGCGATCGTCGAAACGGGCGCGACGCTGGGTTTCGACGCAACCGGCGGCGGCAAGTTGGCGGGCCAAGTCCTCACCGCGATGGAAGCCGCCGCGGTCAAACGCATGACGACCTACAGCCGTTATGGTTCGGACACCTTCAAACAGGTCTATATCTATGGCGCGCTCGACCTGTCGCCGACGACCTTCTCAGCGCGCAGCTTTGGCCTGACCTGGTCGCTATCGGGCTTCTTGCTGACGCCCTTCATGGCGAAGGCCGGGATGGAAACCGTCGGCCGTATGCGCAAACGCGTTGTCGACGAACTGACGACGACGTTCAAGAGCCACTACAGCCATGAGGTTTCGCTAACCGAAGCGATGAATGTCGATACCGCCCAGGCGTATAATGCGAAGCGGACGGGCGAGAAATATCTGATCAAGCCGCATGGCTGA
- a CDS encoding 3'(2'),5'-bisphosphate nucleotidase CysQ, translated as MGAGETDEQLAERLAAAAGAILLDLRAEGELEGKALGLAGDQQANAMLCREIRAARPDDALLSEEEKDSLVRCGQSRVWIVDPLDGTREYGERRGDWAVHVALAVDGVATVGAVALPALGVTLTSGTPVALKPANEPLRMLVSRTRPAAEAVFVAEKLGAELVAMGSAGAKAMAVVRGEADIYLHTGGQYEWDNCAPVAVAQAAGLHVSRVDGSPIRYNNPDTYLPDLLICRKEFADEVLRLAGQYSPD; from the coding sequence TTGGGCGCGGGGGAAACGGACGAACAACTGGCCGAACGGCTCGCGGCCGCTGCGGGCGCGATCCTGCTCGACCTCCGAGCCGAGGGCGAGCTCGAAGGCAAGGCACTGGGGCTGGCTGGCGATCAGCAGGCCAACGCCATGTTGTGCCGCGAAATTCGCGCTGCCCGGCCCGATGACGCGCTGCTCTCCGAAGAGGAAAAGGACAGTCTTGTCCGCTGCGGCCAGTCGCGCGTCTGGATCGTCGACCCGCTCGATGGAACGCGCGAATATGGCGAGAGGCGCGGCGATTGGGCGGTGCATGTTGCGCTTGCCGTTGACGGTGTCGCTACGGTGGGCGCGGTCGCGCTGCCCGCACTCGGCGTTACGCTGACCTCAGGCACTCCGGTCGCGCTTAAACCGGCAAACGAGCCGCTCCGCATGCTCGTCAGCCGCACGCGCCCTGCCGCCGAAGCGGTTTTCGTCGCCGAGAAACTTGGCGCCGAACTCGTCGCCATGGGCTCGGCGGGCGCCAAGGCGATGGCTGTCGTGCGGGGCGAGGCCGACATCTATCTCCACACCGGCGGGCAATATGAATGGGACAATTGCGCGCCCGTCGCGGTGGCGCAGGCGGCGGGACTGCACGTCAGCCGCGTCGACGGATCGCCAATCCGTTACAATAATCCCGACACCTATTTGCCCGACCTGCTGATCTGCCGGAAAGAGTTTGCCGACGAGGTGCTTCGCCTCGCCGGACAATATTCGCCGGACTGA
- the cysN gene encoding sulfate adenylyltransferase subunit CysN — translation MTDPVYVTDALIAEDIDAYLEQHQQKSLLRFITCGSVDDGKSTLIGRLLYDSKMIFEDQLAALEADSKRVGTQGQEIDFALLVDGLAAEREQGITIDVAYRFFTTEKRKFIVADTPGHEQYTRNMVTGASTADLAVILIDARKGVLTQTRRHSFLAHLIGIKHIVLAVNKMDLVGYDKAIFDRITLAYRAFASEIGITNFTAIPISGFKGDNITALSDNTPWFKGPALIEHLENVEIGASADETKPFRMPVQWVNRPNLDFRGFSGQLASGKVRPGDAVRILPSGKTTTIDRIVTLDGDLEEAVAGQSVTLTLADEVDCSRGDVIAAADAPPEAADQFEATLVWMADEAMIAGRAYWLKLATQTVSATIQPPKYEINVNTLDHLAAKTLELNGIGVVELSTDKPIVFEAYGDNRTLGGFILIDKISNATVAAGMLHFSLRRAQNVHWQASDISRDMRANLKNQKPALLWFTGLSGSGKSTIANLVEKRLHRMNRHSFLLDGDNVRHGLNRDLGFTEADRIENIRRVGEVAKLMTDAGLIVITAFISPFKVERDMVRGMLPEGEFLEIFIDTPLAEAEKRDVKGLYKKARAGQLKNFTGIDSPYEAPEKPEIRIDTTSMTPEEAADMIIDRLLG, via the coding sequence ATGACCGATCCTGTTTACGTCACCGACGCGCTGATCGCCGAGGATATCGACGCCTATCTCGAACAGCATCAACAGAAATCGCTGCTTCGCTTCATCACCTGCGGCTCGGTCGACGACGGCAAGTCGACGCTGATCGGGCGGCTGCTGTATGACTCGAAGATGATCTTCGAGGATCAGCTTGCCGCGCTCGAAGCCGACAGCAAGCGCGTCGGTACGCAGGGGCAGGAAATCGACTTCGCGCTGCTGGTCGACGGCCTTGCTGCCGAACGCGAGCAGGGGATCACGATCGACGTCGCCTACCGCTTTTTCACGACCGAAAAGCGCAAGTTCATCGTCGCCGACACCCCGGGGCACGAGCAATATACGCGCAATATGGTCACCGGCGCTTCGACCGCTGACCTTGCGGTCATCCTGATCGATGCGCGCAAGGGTGTGCTCACGCAGACGCGCCGCCACAGCTTCCTCGCGCACCTAATCGGTATCAAGCACATCGTGCTCGCGGTGAACAAAATGGACCTCGTCGGTTACGACAAGGCCATCTTTGACCGCATCACGCTGGCATATCGTGCGTTCGCGAGCGAGATCGGTATTACGAACTTCACAGCAATCCCGATCTCGGGCTTCAAGGGCGACAACATCACCGCGCTGTCGGACAACACGCCCTGGTTCAAGGGACCGGCCCTGATCGAGCATCTGGAAAATGTCGAGATCGGTGCCTCTGCCGACGAAACGAAGCCGTTCCGCATGCCGGTGCAATGGGTCAACCGCCCGAACCTCGATTTCCGCGGCTTCTCGGGACAGCTTGCGAGCGGCAAGGTGAGGCCGGGTGATGCCGTGCGTATCCTGCCGAGCGGCAAGACGACGACCATCGACCGCATCGTTACGCTCGACGGCGATCTTGAGGAGGCCGTCGCGGGTCAGTCGGTCACGCTAACGCTCGCCGACGAAGTCGACTGCTCGCGCGGCGACGTGATCGCCGCCGCCGACGCCCCGCCCGAGGCAGCCGACCAGTTCGAGGCGACGCTGGTCTGGATGGCCGACGAGGCGATGATCGCGGGCCGCGCCTATTGGCTCAAACTCGCGACGCAAACGGTCTCGGCAACGATCCAGCCGCCGAAATATGAGATCAACGTCAACACGCTCGATCATCTCGCGGCAAAGACGCTCGAACTCAACGGCATTGGCGTCGTCGAATTGTCGACCGACAAGCCGATCGTATTTGAGGCCTATGGCGACAATCGCACGCTGGGTGGCTTCATCCTGATCGACAAGATCTCCAACGCGACGGTGGCGGCGGGGATGCTGCATTTCAGCCTGCGCCGCGCGCAGAATGTCCATTGGCAGGCGAGTGACATCAGCCGCGATATGCGCGCAAACTTGAAAAATCAGAAGCCAGCCTTGCTCTGGTTCACCGGCCTGTCAGGATCGGGCAAATCGACGATTGCCAATCTCGTCGAGAAACGGCTGCACAGGATGAACCGGCACAGCTTCCTGCTCGACGGCGACAATGTGCGTCACGGGCTGAATCGCGATCTCGGCTTTACCGAGGCCGACCGGATCGAGAATATTCGCCGCGTCGGCGAAGTCGCGAAGCTGATGACCGATGCGGGGCTGATCGTCATCACCGCCTTCATCTCGCCGTTCAAGGTCGAACGCGATATGGTGCGCGGGATGCTGCCCGAGGGCGAGTTCCTCGAAATCTTCATCGACACCCCGCTCGCCGAGGCGGAGAAGCGCGACGTCAAGGGCCTCTACAAAAAGGCGCGCGCCGGGCAGCTCAAGAATTTCACCGGCATCGACAGTCCCTATGAGGCGCCCGAAAAACCCGAAATTCGTATCGACACGACCTCAATGACGCCCGAAGAAGCAGCAGACATGATCATCGATCGCTTGTTGGGATAA
- the cysD gene encoding sulfate adenylyltransferase subunit CysD yields MIDTLTHLDRLEAESIHIMREVMADAAKPVMLYSVGKDSAVMLHLARKAFYPSPPPFPLLHVDTTWKFQAMYELRDRMAAESGMELIVYQNPEAKERGINPFDHGPLHTDMWKTEGLKQALDLHGFDVAFGGARRDEEKSRAKERIFSFRTASHGWDPKKQRPELWNLYNARKAKGESIRVFPISNWTELDIWQYIARENIPIVPLYFAAPRPTVERDGLLLMVDDDRFPLLPGETPVERSVRFRTLGCYPLTGAVESEAKTLSEVIQEMLLTTTSERQGRIIDKDGGDASMEKKKQEGYF; encoded by the coding sequence ATGATCGATACGCTGACCCATCTCGACCGGCTCGAGGCCGAGAGCATTCATATCATGCGCGAAGTGATGGCCGACGCGGCCAAGCCCGTGATGCTTTATAGCGTGGGCAAGGACAGCGCGGTGATGCTCCATCTCGCGCGCAAGGCCTTTTATCCCTCGCCGCCGCCGTTCCCGCTGCTCCACGTCGATACGACGTGGAAGTTCCAGGCGATGTACGAACTGCGCGACCGCATGGCGGCCGAAAGCGGGATGGAACTGATCGTCTATCAGAACCCCGAGGCAAAGGAGCGCGGGATCAATCCGTTCGATCATGGTCCGCTTCACACCGACATGTGGAAGACTGAGGGGCTGAAGCAGGCGCTCGACCTCCACGGCTTCGACGTCGCCTTCGGCGGCGCGCGGCGCGACGAGGAAAAGAGCCGCGCCAAGGAGCGCATTTTCTCCTTCCGCACCGCGAGTCACGGCTGGGATCCAAAGAAGCAGCGCCCCGAGCTGTGGAACCTCTACAATGCGCGCAAGGCGAAAGGCGAGAGCATCCGCGTCTTCCCGATCTCGAACTGGACCGAACTCGACATCTGGCAATATATCGCGCGGGAGAATATCCCGATCGTTCCGCTCTATTTCGCCGCGCCGCGCCCCACGGTGGAGCGCGACGGTTTGTTGCTGATGGTCGACGATGATCGCTTTCCTTTATTGCCGGGCGAGACGCCGGTGGAGCGGTCGGTGCGCTTCCGCACCCTCGGTTGCTATCCGCTGACCGGCGCGGTCGAGAGCGAAGCGAAAACGCTCAGCGAGGTCATTCAGGAAATGCTGCTCACGACGACCAGCGAACGGCAGGGCCGGATCATCGACAAGGACGGCGGCGACGCCAGCATGGAGAAGAAGAAGCAGGAGGGGTATTTCTGA
- a CDS encoding LysR family transcriptional regulator gives MIKRAHIRQFLAVVDAGSFTQAALRIRVTQPALSTGIAELEKLVGAPLFIRNRRQIRLTEAGGRFLPIARDLERGFRAADSFGREEDRQETGLKLGIIRSAPGELLQSIAAALRPAFAIELNENSDSELRAALGSGRINMALVPLRPGERGAYIVPLYEEALTMFVASGHPLAGRIEVAPEELAAETMIARRACEFLDVTSRFFTRHGVRPRFALRSDSDERCLRMVAAGIGITTAPVSLAIDGIVPLKVAGYDFRRELGLIAEPAWSSLPDVEPRLTHALETIATIAADWRETKVNVLA, from the coding sequence ATGATTAAACGCGCCCATATCCGCCAGTTCCTTGCTGTCGTCGACGCCGGCAGCTTTACGCAAGCTGCGTTGCGTATTCGCGTCACGCAGCCTGCGCTGTCGACCGGGATCGCCGAACTCGAAAAACTGGTCGGAGCCCCGCTGTTCATTCGCAATCGCCGTCAGATCCGGTTGACCGAGGCGGGCGGCCGCTTCCTGCCGATTGCGCGCGATCTGGAGCGCGGCTTTCGCGCGGCTGACAGCTTCGGCCGCGAAGAAGATCGTCAGGAGACCGGGCTTAAGCTCGGTATCATCCGGTCGGCGCCCGGCGAATTGCTTCAGTCGATCGCTGCGGCGCTGCGGCCCGCTTTCGCGATCGAACTAAACGAAAACAGCGATTCCGAACTGCGTGCCGCGCTCGGCAGTGGCCGGATCAACATGGCGCTTGTCCCGCTGCGCCCAGGCGAGCGAGGCGCCTATATCGTGCCGCTCTATGAAGAGGCGCTCACGATGTTCGTCGCGTCGGGCCACCCGCTCGCGGGGCGTATCGAGGTCGCGCCCGAGGAACTCGCCGCCGAAACGATGATCGCGCGCCGCGCGTGCGAGTTCCTCGACGTGACGAGCCGCTTCTTTACGCGCCACGGCGTGCGCCCGCGCTTTGCTCTGCGCAGCGACAGCGACGAGCGTTGCCTTCGCATGGTCGCCGCCGGGATCGGTATTACGACCGCGCCTGTATCGCTCGCGATCGACGGCATCGTTCCGCTGAAGGTCGCGGGCTATGATTTCCGGCGCGAACTCGGGCTGATCGCGGAACCGGCATGGAGCAGCTTGCCCGATGTCGAGCCGCGGCTGACTCATGCGCTCGAAACGATCGCAACAATCGCGGCCGACTGGCGCGAGACGAAGGTCAATGTTCTCGCATGA
- a CDS encoding isovaleryl-CoA dehydrogenase has protein sequence MRATPDFDFALGETADMIRDTTARFADEQIAPLAAKADAEDWFPRDELWTQMGALGLHGITVEEEFGGLGLGYLEHVIAVEEVSRASAAIGLSYGAHSNLCVNQIRRWGNAEQKAKYLPKLISGEHVGSLAMSEAGAGSDVVSMKLKAEKKGSGYLLNGTKFWITNATHADTLVVYAKTSPEAGSRGITAFLIEKDMPGFSIGQKIDKVGMRGSPTAELVFTDCEVSEEQVMGPENGGVGVLMSGLDYERVVLAGLQLGIMQACLDTVIPYVRERKQFGKPIGSFQLMQAKVADMYVMLQSARSYVYNVAKACDAGQTTRFDAAGCILLASENAVKVAGEAIQALGGAGYTKDWPVERYWRDAKLLDIGAGTNEIRRMLIGRELIGAGA, from the coding sequence ATGCGCGCCACCCCCGATTTCGACTTTGCCCTCGGCGAAACCGCCGACATGATCCGCGATACGACGGCGCGCTTCGCCGACGAACAGATCGCGCCGCTCGCCGCCAAGGCCGACGCCGAAGACTGGTTCCCGCGCGACGAACTGTGGACACAGATGGGAGCGCTTGGCCTACACGGCATCACCGTCGAGGAAGAGTTTGGCGGCCTCGGCCTCGGCTATCTCGAGCATGTGATCGCGGTCGAGGAAGTGAGCCGCGCCAGCGCCGCGATCGGCCTGTCCTATGGCGCGCATTCGAACCTTTGCGTCAATCAGATTCGCCGCTGGGGCAATGCTGAGCAGAAAGCGAAATATCTGCCCAAGCTGATCAGCGGCGAGCATGTAGGCAGCCTCGCGATGTCCGAAGCAGGTGCGGGCAGCGACGTCGTGTCGATGAAGCTGAAGGCCGAGAAAAAGGGCAGCGGTTACCTGCTCAACGGCACCAAATTCTGGATCACCAACGCGACGCACGCCGACACGCTTGTGGTCTATGCCAAGACGAGCCCCGAGGCGGGATCGCGCGGCATCACGGCGTTCCTGATCGAAAAGGACATGCCGGGGTTCAGCATCGGGCAAAAGATCGACAAGGTCGGCATGCGCGGTTCGCCGACCGCCGAGCTGGTCTTCACCGACTGCGAGGTGAGCGAAGAACAGGTGATGGGCCCCGAAAATGGCGGCGTCGGGGTGCTGATGTCGGGGCTCGATTATGAGCGCGTCGTGCTCGCGGGGCTCCAGCTCGGTATCATGCAGGCGTGCCTCGACACGGTCATTCCCTATGTTCGCGAGCGCAAGCAGTTCGGCAAGCCGATCGGATCGTTCCAGCTGATGCAGGCGAAGGTCGCCGACATGTATGTGATGCTCCAGTCGGCGCGCTCCTATGTCTATAATGTCGCCAAGGCGTGCGACGCGGGGCAAACGACGCGCTTCGACGCCGCAGGCTGCATCTTGCTCGCGAGCGAAAATGCCGTGAAGGTCGCGGGCGAAGCGATCCAAGCGCTGGGCGGCGCCGGCTATACGAAGGACTGGCCGGTCGAGCGTTACTGGCGCGATGCCAAGCTGCTCGACATCGGCGCGGGCACCAACGAGATTCGCCGCATGCTGATCGGCCGCGAACTGATCGGCGCCGGCGCGTGA
- a CDS encoding VOC family protein, protein MRGLIHHIDLTVTDKERSRRFYDTVLGFLGYRRSADYDHGSDWDRKGEPFHSIGIFEARGEAAKQQHDRYSPGLHHLAWTAESRDDVDTLHDLLRDIDAEVLDAPADYPRYGPTYYAVFFADPDGLKLEFVFGATDQ, encoded by the coding sequence ATGCGCGGGCTTATCCATCATATCGACCTGACGGTCACCGACAAAGAGCGTTCGCGCCGCTTCTATGACACGGTGCTTGGTTTTCTCGGTTATCGCCGTTCGGCGGACTATGATCATGGCAGCGATTGGGACCGCAAGGGCGAACCCTTTCATTCGATCGGCATTTTCGAGGCCCGCGGCGAGGCAGCCAAGCAGCAGCATGACCGCTATTCGCCGGGTTTGCATCATCTTGCATGGACCGCGGAGAGCCGGGACGATGTCGATACGCTTCATGACCTGCTGCGCGACATCGATGCCGAAGTACTCGATGCGCCCGCCGATTACCCCCGCTATGGCCCCACCTATTATGCGGTATTCTTTGCCGATCCCGACGGGCTGAAGCTCGAATTCGTCTTTGGAGCGACAGACCAATGA
- a CDS encoding M13 family metallopeptidase, with the protein MKKAVFAVLLSTAAVLAGPVACTSGKEESSAAYTVGTDIGISKAAMNTSVKPGDDFYAYANGNWDKANEIPADRSSIGGFYVAQLETEKRNRELIDAIVKGDAAADTNEGRIAAFYKAFTDVKAIDAAGMKPVAADLARFAAITDKAALSKVLGEQLRADVDPLNATNFQTENLFGVFVTQGLATPGEVIPYLLQGGLGMPEREYYLSADPKMATIRTAYQAYIAKLLTAAGQSDAAAKAKRIYDLEVKIAKAHATREQSEDFTKSADVWAKADFAKKAPGIDWPAFMSAAKLDGATKFGAYHANAITGLSALVASEPLDAWKDWLAFHQINSHSDVLPSAIDRAHFTFYGTTMAGTPQQRGREKRALDALDTYLGDAVGKAYADKYFPASAKAEVGDMVTNIKAAFAKRVETIDWMAPETKKEAIKKVETIAVGVGYPDSWRDYGSYTVGADAYANEVTGQKAEYAHQLAKIGKPMDKGEWWMVPQTVNAVNLPVQNALNFPAAILQPPFFNAKADPAFNYGAIGAVIGHEISHSFDNNGAAFDSTGALRNWWTPADLAKFNAAGDALAAQFDTYTPFPDLAVNGKLTLGENIADVAGLQAAYDAYRASLGGKEAPVIDGFTGDQRFFIAFAQTWATKMRAEALRARIATDGHAPGMYRALTVRNLDAWYKAFDVQPTDKLYLAPDKRVRIWG; encoded by the coding sequence ATGAAAAAAGCTGTCTTTGCCGTCCTTCTGTCCACCGCTGCTGTTCTCGCAGGCCCCGTCGCTTGCACGAGCGGGAAAGAGGAGAGCTCCGCCGCCTACACCGTCGGCACCGACATCGGGATCAGCAAGGCGGCGATGAACACCTCCGTGAAGCCCGGCGACGACTTCTACGCCTATGCCAATGGAAATTGGGACAAGGCGAACGAAATTCCCGCCGACCGTTCGTCGATTGGCGGCTTTTACGTCGCGCAGCTTGAGACCGAGAAGCGCAACCGTGAACTGATCGATGCGATCGTTAAGGGCGATGCCGCGGCCGACACCAACGAAGGCCGCATCGCCGCCTTCTACAAGGCCTTTACCGATGTGAAGGCGATCGATGCCGCGGGCATGAAGCCCGTCGCTGCCGACCTCGCGCGTTTCGCGGCGATCACCGACAAGGCGGCGCTGTCGAAGGTGCTCGGCGAGCAGCTGCGCGCCGACGTCGATCCGCTCAACGCAACCAACTTCCAGACCGAAAACCTGTTCGGCGTTTTCGTGACGCAGGGGCTCGCGACCCCGGGCGAGGTCATTCCCTATCTGCTGCAGGGCGGTCTCGGCATGCCTGAGCGCGAATATTATCTGTCGGCTGATCCCAAGATGGCGACGATCCGCACCGCCTATCAGGCCTATATTGCCAAGCTGCTGACCGCCGCTGGCCAGAGCGACGCCGCAGCGAAGGCGAAGCGCATCTATGACCTCGAGGTCAAGATCGCCAAGGCGCACGCGACGCGCGAGCAGAGCGAAGATTTCACCAAATCCGCCGACGTCTGGGCCAAAGCCGATTTTGCCAAAAAGGCGCCCGGCATCGACTGGCCCGCGTTCATGAGCGCAGCCAAGCTCGACGGCGCTACGAAATTCGGCGCCTATCACGCGAACGCGATCACCGGCCTGTCGGCGCTCGTCGCGTCCGAACCGCTCGACGCATGGAAAGACTGGCTCGCCTTCCATCAGATCAACAGCCACAGCGACGTGCTGCCGAGCGCGATCGATCGCGCGCACTTCACCTTCTACGGCACGACGATGGCGGGCACGCCGCAGCAGCGCGGCCGCGAAAAGCGCGCGCTCGATGCGCTCGACACCTATCTCGGCGATGCGGTGGGCAAGGCCTATGCCGACAAATATTTCCCCGCGTCTGCAAAGGCGGAGGTCGGGGACATGGTGACGAACATAAAGGCCGCCTTTGCCAAGCGCGTCGAAACGATCGACTGGATGGCGCCCGAAACGAAGAAGGAAGCAATCAAGAAGGTCGAAACCATTGCCGTAGGGGTGGGCTACCCCGACAGCTGGCGCGACTATGGCAGCTACACCGTCGGCGCCGACGCCTATGCGAACGAGGTTACGGGGCAGAAAGCCGAATATGCGCACCAGCTCGCCAAGATCGGCAAGCCGATGGACAAGGGCGAATGGTGGATGGTCCCGCAAACGGTCAACGCCGTGAACCTGCCGGTCCAGAATGCGCTCAATTTCCCCGCCGCGATCCTTCAGCCGCCCTTCTTCAACGCCAAGGCCGATCCCGCGTTCAACTATGGCGCGATCGGCGCGGTCATCGGTCACGAGATCAGCCACAGCTTCGACAATAATGGCGCGGCGTTCGATTCCACCGGCGCGCTGCGCAACTGGTGGACCCCGGCGGATCTGGCGAAGTTCAACGCGGCGGGCGATGCGCTCGCGGCGCAGTTCGACACCTACACGCCGTTTCCCGACCTCGCGGTCAATGGCAAGCTGACGCTTGGCGAGAATATCGCCGACGTGGCGGGCTTGCAGGCCGCCTATGACGCCTATCGCGCATCGCTCGGCGGCAAGGAAGCGCCGGTGATCGACGGCTTCACCGGCGACCAGCGCTTCTTCATCGCCTTTGCGCAGACCTGGGCGACCAAGATGCGCGCCGAGGCTCTGCGCGCGCGCATCGCGACCGATGGCCATGCGCCGGGCATGTACCGCGCGTTGACGGTGCGGAACCTTGACGCGTGGTACAAGGCGTTCGACGTCCAGCCGACCGACAAGCTGTACCTCGCGCCGGACAAGCGCGTCCGCATATGGGGATGA
- a CDS encoding carboxyl transferase domain-containing protein has protein sequence MSAPVLSSNINADSDEYRTRSAHNRALTDALRVTVAEVALGGNEKSRERHTSRGKLLPRERVERLLDPGSPFLEIGQLAANDLYDGEVPGAGLICGIGQVSGRQCMIVCNDATVKGGTYYPMTVKKHLRAQEIAEANRLPCIYLVDSGGANLPHQDQVFPDRDHFGRIFFNQANMSAKRIPQIACVMGSCTAGGAYVPAMSDETVIVRNQGTIFLAGPPLVKAATGEEISAEDLGGGDLHAKKSGVVDHLAENDEHALTIVRDIVSHLGENAGFEVPLKAPRPPKYPGEELYGVVPDDVRAPYDVHEVIARIVDASEFHEFKANYGSTLVCGFAHIWGIPVAILANNGVLFSESAVKGAHFIELAQQRRIPLLFLQNISGFMVGGKYEAEGIAKHGAKLVTAVATATVPKITVLIGGSFGAGNYGMCGRAYSPRFLFSWPNSRISVMGGEQAASVLATVHRDADKWTPEEAEAFKAPIRQKYEDEGNPYHATARLWDDGIIDPAQTRDVLGLAFTATLNAPVEDRGFGVFRM, from the coding sequence GTGAGCGCACCGGTTCTAAGCTCGAATATCAACGCGGACAGCGACGAATATCGCACCCGCAGCGCGCATAATCGCGCGCTGACCGACGCGCTGCGTGTCACGGTTGCCGAAGTCGCGCTCGGCGGCAATGAGAAGTCGCGCGAGCGGCACACGAGCCGCGGTAAATTGCTTCCGCGCGAGCGCGTCGAGCGATTGCTCGATCCGGGCTCTCCCTTCCTTGAAATCGGCCAACTCGCGGCGAACGACCTCTATGACGGTGAAGTTCCGGGCGCGGGCCTGATTTGCGGCATCGGGCAGGTGTCGGGGCGCCAGTGCATGATCGTGTGCAACGACGCGACGGTGAAGGGCGGTACCTATTACCCGATGACCGTCAAGAAGCATCTCCGCGCACAGGAAATTGCCGAGGCGAACCGCCTGCCGTGCATTTATCTTGTCGACAGCGGCGGCGCGAACCTGCCGCATCAGGACCAGGTCTTTCCCGACCGCGACCATTTCGGGCGCATCTTCTTCAATCAAGCGAATATGTCGGCGAAGCGCATCCCGCAGATCGCCTGCGTGATGGGAAGCTGCACCGCGGGCGGCGCCTATGTGCCCGCGATGTCGGACGAGACCGTGATCGTCCGCAACCAGGGCACGATCTTCCTCGCCGGCCCGCCGCTGGTGAAAGCGGCGACGGGCGAGGAAATCAGCGCCGAGGATCTGGGCGGCGGCGATCTCCACGCCAAGAAGTCGGGCGTCGTCGACCATCTTGCCGAGAATGACGAGCATGCGCTGACGATCGTGCGCGACATTGTCAGCCATCTGGGCGAAAACGCAGGCTTCGAGGTTCCGCTCAAGGCTCCTCGCCCGCCCAAATATCCCGGCGAAGAGCTTTACGGCGTCGTCCCCGACGACGTCCGTGCGCCCTATGACGTCCACGAAGTCATCGCGCGCATCGTCGACGCCAGCGAGTTTCACGAGTTTAAGGCGAATTACGGCAGCACGCTCGTCTGCGGCTTCGCGCATATCTGGGGCATCCCGGTCGCGATCCTTGCCAACAATGGCGTGCTGTTCAGCGAGAGTGCGGTCAAGGGGGCGCATTTCATCGAACTGGCGCAGCAGCGGCGCATCCCCCTGCTCTTCCTCCAGAATATCAGCGGCTTCATGGTCGGCGGCAAATATGAAGCCGAAGGCATCGCAAAACATGGCGCGAAGCTGGTGACGGCGGTTGCCACGGCGACGGTACCGAAGATCACCGTGCTGATCGGCGGCAGCTTCGGCGCGGGCAATTACGGCATGTGCGGACGCGCATATAGCCCGCGCTTCCTGTTCAGCTGGCCGAACAGCCGGATCAGCGTGATGGGCGGCGAGCAGGCGGCATCGGTGCTGGCGACCGTCCACCGCGACGCCGACAAATGGACGCCCGAGGAAGCCGAAGCCTTCAAGGCGCCGATCCGCCAGAAATACGAAGACGAGGGCAACCCCTAC